The Kiritimatiellia bacterium genomic interval GAGGCGCTGGCGCGACGGGCCGCCGAAGGCGATGACGCGGCGGGCGCGGAGCTAGTGCGCCGGTGGGTTGGACCGCTGCGCGCGTACTGCGCGCGGCGCGTCCGCCCCCCGCTCGACGCAGAGGACCTGACGCAGGAAGTGCTGCTCGCCGTGCTGCGGCGGATCGGCCGCAAGCGCAGCGCCGCCCCGTTTGCGCCGTGGCTGTTCTCGGTGGCGCGGTCGGTGGTGGTGGACGCACACCGCGCATTGCGCCGAAGGCCGGCAACCATCCCCTTCGATCCGGCGAGTCCGGAGCCAGTCGTGAGGCGAACGCCCGCGGAGGTGGCCGCGGAAACGGACGAGGAATCGCAGTTGTGGCGCGAGGCGCGGCGGACGCTGTCCGCACGCCAGTTCGAGGCTCTCGAGCTGCGGGTGCGCTGGGGGTTGGATGTTGCCGCCATCGCGTCGGCGATGGGGCTGACCGCGAATCACGTGAAAGTGCTGTTGTTCCGCGCGCGTCAGCGGCTGCTGGCCAACGGCGCGGTGGCCGCCGCGACCAACTGTGAAGTCCGGCGCGGCGCGGTCGCGACGGCCGCTGAAGCGGCACGGGAGGGCTGAATGATGCTGCGATGCAAATGGTATCGGTGGCGTTGGAGCGCGCGGCGGGACGCGGCGCAGCCGATGGACCGCGCAACGGCACGGCATCTTGAGCTCTGCGCGGCCTGCCGCGACGCGGTTCAGGCGATGGAGCAGCTCGATCGCGCGCTCGCGCGCGGTGCACCGGCGGTCGAGGTGCCAGCGTCAGAGGCGGCGGAGATCTGGCGAGCGGTGGCGGGCGCAGGGCAACAGCCTCGGGTGCGGAGAGACGCGTTCGCTCCGGCCTGCTGGCGGTGGGTATGGGTGGCGCTCGGCGCGGCCGCGGTGGTGTTGGTGTTGCATCTTGCGCAGCTTGGCCGAACGGTCGCACCACCGGAGGTGTCGCAGATCGGGCTGGCGGCCGCCGGCGAACTTGCCGGCTGGGCCGGACGAATCGGGGAATGGACCGATCAGCCGGGAGCCGAACTGGGGCGGGCCCTTTCTGGCGCGGTCCAGCCGTGGATCGAAGACGCCCGGCGCTCGCTGACCGAGTTTCCTGTGCTGCCTGCCAACGAAACCTTATAAACGGCGGCAGGGGCCCGAGTGTGGGCCGGTCGCTGAACCACGGCTCAGCGCGGTGCGGTTGAGCCGCCGAGCGCCGGGGCCGCCGTGCGCCGTGCGCGCAGCGCGATATCGCGGTTGAAGCGCGGAACGCGGAGGCGGAGCGACCGGCCCCCGGCGGTGAGCAGATCACGGCCGCGGGGCTCGCCCTTGATCGTGTTCCACCATTCGACCGCCCACGTCCCGGGGGCGGCAACGTTCAGTTCAATCTGGGCGCCGTCAATTTCGGCCGGCGGTTGGCCGCCGACGACCTCGCGGTGCCAGCTGGCATCGCGATCGCGAATCCAGAGCCGGAGGTCGTCGCCGACGCACAGACCCACGCACAGCAGCCGGTCGGGCGCGGTCACGCGGAGCGGTTCGACCCCACCGGTCCAGTCGAACCCGTCCAGAAACCGCGCCAGCGGCGGATAACACCGTTCTGCACCCATCGCCTCGAGCGTTTCCCACCACCAGAACATCGCTGTGCCCGCCAGACCGGAGAGTGCGGACGCCCACAACGCGTCGTGGACATGGCGGAGGTTCTGGTCGGCGCGCATCAGCGGGCTGAGCCGCCACTGCTCATCGGCGAGGCCGAACTCACTGAGCAGCGCAGGGCGGTCGGGCGCGTTGCGGCGCAGCAGCGCGGCGCGATCCAGAACCGCGGCGGCCGCATCGGTCCAGGGTCCGCTCCAGTTCGGCCGCAGGTACCAGTGCAGATCAGCCACATCGAGCGCGGGATCCTGCCATAGCGCGGGGGAGGGCGCCCACGTGCTGGCGGTCCGTGGACGCCGCCAGGGATCGGTCCGGTCAAGATAGCCCGCAAGCTCCCGGTAGAAGCGGCCGGCGGGCAGGCCCGGATCCAGTTCGTTCCAGTACTCCCAAACCGCAACGGCCGGGGAGGCACCCCAACGGGCAATCGCATAGCGGAATAGGCGGCATGCATCGCGAATCGCGGCGTCGTAGTCGGCGGCCGCGGGGTCGCGCAGCCGTCCCATGTAGCGATCGCGCGTGAGCAAACAAATCTGGAGATACACGCCAGCCGACTCCGCCGCATCGACGACCAGATCGAGCATCGCCGCATCCGGCTGGTTGACCGCCCCCATTCCACGGTTCGTCACCCCGCTTTCGTGAACGGGCCAGCGTTCGGGGGATGGCCCCCCGCCCCCGCGGCCGGGCTCCAGCGAGATCGCCCAGTCATCGCAACCGGTCCAGATCCGAAGATAGTTCAGCCGATGCTCGGCGAGACGCGCGATCACCTCGCCGATGCGGCCGGCAGAGACCCTTTGCATCGGACCGATGAAGCAGAGATTCTGGCCGATCGCGAAAAACGGCCGGCCATCATGGAGCGCGAAAAACCGCGGGTCGCGACGGCTCACGCACACGCGCGCCACGTCGGCACCTGTTGCGACCGCCACCACCATCGGCGCCGAGGTGATCGTGAGGCCCCGGAAGCGGGCGATCGCGGCGAGGGTGTGCGTGCCGGGCTG includes:
- a CDS encoding sigma-70 family RNA polymerase sigma factor produces the protein MSIAPPAAGDEALARRAAEGDDAAGAELVRRWVGPLRAYCARRVRPPLDAEDLTQEVLLAVLRRIGRKRSAAPFAPWLFSVARSVVVDAHRALRRRPATIPFDPASPEPVVRRTPAEVAAETDEESQLWREARRTLSARQFEALELRVRWGLDVAAIASAMGLTANHVKVLLFRARQRLLANGAVAAATNCEVRRGAVATAAEAAREG